A genome region from Leifsonia sp. Root112D2 includes the following:
- a CDS encoding alpha/beta hydrolase family protein → MVEPRRHAAGWGVLGVALGGLLAAIGASLYITGRIARTVVTPPRSHNYDIKVLGRDEPKGTITLSITGDTTLPGRYGLFFEQDRGYLRVGDVVRTGDTSVTRAVESVAFADSRVSARARWSGAYYLAPEELGFAVQSVQVPGTLGAAPAWLFPAEAQKPAPWVIVVHGRGASRQEGLRAVPVFRANGYASLLISYRNDGDAPDSPDARYGLGGTEWRDVEAAIEFALHHEARSIVLMGFSMGGAIVLQTVTRSVHRSIIRAVVLDSPVIDWVNTLEFQAELLHVPPVMAEGAMRILGSSWGNALTGQSEAIDLASMDFVNRAADLSLPILIMHSDDDGYVPSTGSRELAVERPDIVTLVSFTHARHTRLWNYDPERWNGAITDWLGELPA, encoded by the coding sequence ATGGTCGAACCACGGAGGCACGCCGCTGGATGGGGTGTTCTCGGTGTTGCACTCGGCGGTCTCCTCGCCGCGATCGGCGCGTCGCTGTACATCACGGGCAGAATCGCGCGCACCGTCGTCACGCCCCCGCGCAGCCACAACTACGACATCAAGGTGCTCGGCCGCGACGAGCCCAAGGGCACCATCACCCTGTCCATCACCGGTGACACGACGTTGCCGGGGCGGTACGGCCTGTTCTTCGAGCAGGACCGTGGCTATCTGCGCGTCGGCGATGTGGTGCGCACGGGCGACACGAGCGTGACGCGCGCGGTCGAGTCCGTCGCCTTCGCCGACTCGCGCGTATCCGCCCGCGCCCGCTGGTCGGGGGCGTACTACCTTGCGCCCGAGGAACTCGGCTTTGCGGTGCAGAGCGTGCAGGTTCCCGGCACCCTCGGTGCCGCACCGGCGTGGCTGTTCCCTGCCGAGGCGCAGAAGCCCGCGCCCTGGGTCATCGTGGTGCACGGTCGAGGCGCCAGCAGGCAGGAGGGGCTGCGCGCGGTTCCTGTCTTTCGAGCGAACGGATACGCGTCGCTGCTCATTTCATACCGCAACGACGGCGACGCACCCGACAGCCCCGATGCCCGCTATGGCCTCGGCGGCACCGAGTGGCGCGACGTTGAGGCCGCCATTGAATTCGCGCTCCATCATGAAGCGCGCTCCATCGTTCTCATGGGATTCTCCATGGGCGGCGCCATTGTGCTGCAGACCGTCACGCGCTCCGTACACCGGAGCATCATCCGCGCAGTCGTGCTCGATTCGCCGGTGATCGACTGGGTCAACACCCTCGAGTTCCAGGCCGAGCTTCTGCACGTGCCGCCCGTCATGGCCGAGGGTGCGATGCGCATCCTCGGTTCGTCGTGGGGCAACGCGCTCACCGGCCAGAGCGAGGCGATTGACCTCGCCAGCATGGATTTCGTTAATCGGGCGGCGGATCTGTCACTGCCTATTCTGATCATGCACAGCGACGACGACGGCTACGTGCCATCGACGGGGTCACGCGAGCTGGCCGTGGAGCGGCCGGATATCGTGACCTTGGTCTCGTTCACGCACGCCAGGCACACGCGGCTCTGGAACTACGATCCCGAACGATGGAACGGCGCCATCACCGATTGGCTGGGCGAGCTGCCCGCCTGA
- a CDS encoding SufE family protein — translation MSDTSLAPALAEIRDGFLELEQADRLLLLLEFANELPELPERYADHPDLFERVEECQSPVFIFVEVDEQRIVHLFATAPRESPTTRGFASILVQGLSGLSVEEVLAVPDDYSQMLGLTQAVSPLRIRGMGGMLGRTKRQVAQKAAVL, via the coding sequence ATGTCTGACACCTCGCTCGCCCCTGCTCTCGCTGAGATTCGGGACGGCTTTCTCGAACTCGAGCAAGCCGACCGTTTGCTGTTGCTTCTCGAGTTCGCCAACGAGCTTCCTGAACTTCCCGAGCGGTATGCGGATCATCCCGATCTGTTCGAGCGTGTTGAGGAATGCCAGTCGCCCGTCTTCATCTTCGTGGAGGTCGACGAGCAGCGCATCGTGCATCTCTTCGCCACCGCGCCGCGTGAGTCGCCGACCACGCGCGGCTTCGCGTCGATTCTGGTGCAGGGGCTGAGCGGTCTCAGCGTCGAGGAGGTGCTCGCCGTTCCCGACGACTACTCGCAGATGCTCGGTCTGACCCAGGCGGTCTCGCCGCTGCGCATTCGTGGAATGGGCGGCATGCTGGGGCGCACCAAGCGCCAGGTGGCGCAGAAGGCCGCAGTTCTGTAG
- a CDS encoding SMP-30/gluconolactonase/LRE family protein, producing MSAYEQITDPVAYHAEGPVWSEQWGGLRWVDMLAGDILTLRGDGTIDRMHVGTVAAFVRPRRSGGYVVGLEHGIGLSDDVNAPPVALPPMWSDPGIRMNEGGCDAAGNLYAGSMPYDVTPGAASLYRIAPDGLVETVLGSVTISNGIDFSPDGSLAYYNDSQTRRTDVFDVIDGRLTNRRPFHDGNGGTPDGLCVDSEGNVWVALNSMGAVRLYSPSAQVMAEIELPVRLVTACTLGGADGRDLYVTTSRENLENPEPEAGAVFRLRADVAGKAVLAYAG from the coding sequence ATGAGCGCCTACGAGCAGATCACCGATCCGGTTGCCTATCACGCCGAGGGGCCGGTGTGGTCCGAGCAGTGGGGCGGCCTGCGCTGGGTCGACATGCTCGCCGGGGATATTCTCACGCTGCGCGGCGACGGCACGATCGATCGCATGCACGTCGGAACCGTTGCGGCCTTTGTGCGTCCCCGACGCTCCGGCGGATACGTGGTGGGTCTCGAACACGGCATCGGGCTCTCCGACGATGTGAACGCACCACCGGTCGCGCTGCCGCCGATGTGGTCCGATCCAGGCATCCGCATGAATGAGGGCGGATGTGACGCGGCCGGCAATCTCTACGCCGGCTCGATGCCGTACGACGTGACGCCAGGTGCTGCCTCGCTGTATCGGATCGCGCCCGACGGCCTCGTCGAGACGGTGCTGGGCTCTGTCACCATCTCCAACGGCATCGACTTCTCGCCCGACGGGAGCCTGGCCTATTACAACGACTCGCAGACTCGCCGAACGGATGTCTTCGACGTCATCGACGGACGGCTCACGAACCGGCGCCCCTTCCACGACGGCAACGGCGGCACGCCTGACGGCCTCTGTGTCGACTCTGAGGGGAATGTGTGGGTCGCGCTCAACAGCATGGGCGCGGTGCGACTGTATTCACCGTCGGCCCAGGTCATGGCCGAGATCGAGCTGCCCGTGCGCCTTGTCACGGCGTGCACGCTCGGCGGTGCAGACGGGCGCGACCTGTACGTGACGACGTCACGGGAGAATCTGGAGAATCCGGAGCCCGAGGCGGGCGCCGTCTTTCGGCTGAGGGCAGATGTGGCGGGCAAAGCGGTGCTGGCTTATGCGGGATAG
- a CDS encoding DUF3000 domain-containing protein, which yields MSNTPSAPRIPAEFTAALEAIKRIETRAELVVNEIPAPGQLAPYSVALSADVRPSRHGSDSELGTGRFILLYDPDEPEAWGGRFRVVCFAQAPLETEIGLDPFLADVAWSWLVDALNARDAKYTAASGTATKIISTGFGELASQGDGAQIELRASWTPLETDVGSHVAGWGELLCMLAGLPPTGEGVSLLSTRRTKRG from the coding sequence GTGTCCAATACACCTTCAGCGCCCCGCATTCCCGCGGAGTTCACCGCGGCGTTGGAGGCGATCAAGCGCATCGAGACCCGTGCGGAGCTCGTCGTCAACGAGATTCCCGCGCCCGGCCAGCTCGCCCCGTACTCGGTTGCGCTGTCTGCGGATGTTCGCCCGTCGCGCCACGGCAGCGACTCCGAGCTCGGCACCGGCCGCTTCATCCTGCTCTACGATCCCGACGAGCCCGAGGCCTGGGGCGGTCGCTTCCGCGTCGTGTGCTTCGCGCAGGCGCCTCTCGAGACCGAGATCGGCCTCGACCCGTTTCTGGCGGATGTTGCGTGGTCGTGGCTCGTCGACGCACTGAACGCACGAGACGCGAAATACACGGCGGCATCGGGAACCGCCACCAAGATCATCTCAACGGGCTTCGGCGAACTCGCCAGCCAGGGAGACGGTGCCCAGATCGAGTTGCGCGCCTCCTGGACCCCCCTCGAGACGGATGTCGGCAGCCACGTCGCGGGGTGGGGCGAGCTGCTCTGCATGCTCGCCGGCCTGCCTCCGACAGGCGAAGGCGTGAGCCTGCTCTCCACGCGGAGAACCAAGCGTGGCTGA
- a CDS encoding type II toxin-antitoxin system PemK/MazF family toxin, whose product MAPRPTFLQAIARLFAPTKRAPSRKPPLGESPGRSGTSATTEVDPRRLGRVGMSYSPVTNGDADPGEVVWTWVPYEENDGRGKDRPVLVVATEPTGTVLAVELTSKEHAGRREYLALGSGAWDSRGRPSWVKIDRVFRVHQQGMRREATALDRRRFEPVRSALMARYGWR is encoded by the coding sequence ATGGCACCGAGACCCACGTTCCTGCAGGCCATTGCGCGACTCTTCGCGCCGACAAAGCGCGCACCCAGCCGCAAACCGCCCCTCGGTGAGTCGCCGGGACGCAGTGGTACGTCGGCGACAACAGAGGTTGATCCGCGTCGGCTCGGACGCGTTGGCATGTCATATTCGCCCGTGACGAACGGAGATGCAGACCCCGGCGAGGTCGTATGGACGTGGGTGCCGTACGAGGAGAACGATGGACGAGGCAAGGATCGGCCCGTGCTCGTGGTGGCCACCGAGCCGACGGGCACCGTTCTTGCCGTGGAGCTGACCAGCAAGGAGCATGCGGGACGCAGAGAGTATCTCGCACTCGGTTCCGGTGCCTGGGACAGTAGGGGCAGACCCAGTTGGGTGAAGATCGACCGAGTCTTCCGGGTGCACCAACAGGGAATGCGCAGGGAGGCTACCGCCCTGGATCGCAGGCGTTTCGAACCGGTGCGCTCGGCGCTGATGGCACGGTATGGCTGGCGATAG
- a CDS encoding thiolase family protein, which yields MAERAEVVFVDGVRTPFGRAGEKGMYWNTRADDLAVKAIIGLLERNPNVPKDRVDEVAVAATTQQGDQGLTLGRTAALLAGLPKSVPGFAIDRMCAGGMTSVTTIGSGIGFGAYDLGIAGGVEHMGHHPMGFGADPNPRFLSERMVSADALNMGNTAERIHDRFPHLTKERADRFGMLSQQKVAAAYAAGKIQPDLIPVALRSEAGWGLATEDQGMRPETTMEGLATLKTPFRPHGRVTAGNSSPLTDGATVSLLASGDAAKELGLTPKMRMVGFAFAGVDPEIMGLGPVPSTEKALRRAGLSINDIGLFELNEAFSVQVLSFLDHFGIDDEDPRVNLWGGAIAIGHPLAASGVRLMIQLAAQFAEHSEVRFGLTAMCVGLGQGGSVIWENPNWNGKA from the coding sequence GTGGCCGAGAGAGCTGAAGTCGTCTTCGTCGACGGGGTTCGTACCCCGTTCGGACGGGCTGGCGAAAAGGGTATGTACTGGAACACCCGCGCGGACGATCTGGCGGTCAAGGCCATCATCGGGCTGCTCGAGCGCAACCCGAATGTGCCGAAGGATCGCGTCGACGAGGTGGCCGTTGCCGCCACGACACAGCAGGGCGATCAGGGCCTGACCCTCGGTCGCACGGCGGCGCTGCTCGCCGGCCTGCCGAAGTCGGTTCCCGGTTTCGCCATCGACCGCATGTGCGCGGGCGGCATGACGAGTGTGACGACCATCGGATCGGGCATCGGCTTCGGTGCATACGATCTGGGCATTGCCGGAGGCGTAGAGCACATGGGGCATCACCCGATGGGCTTCGGCGCGGACCCGAACCCCCGCTTCCTTTCGGAGAGAATGGTCAGCGCCGACGCGCTGAACATGGGCAACACCGCCGAGCGCATCCACGATCGCTTTCCTCATCTCACCAAGGAGCGCGCCGATCGCTTTGGCATGCTCAGCCAGCAGAAGGTCGCCGCCGCATACGCGGCCGGCAAGATCCAGCCCGATCTCATTCCTGTCGCGCTGCGCAGTGAGGCTGGCTGGGGCCTGGCGACCGAGGATCAGGGAATGCGCCCCGAGACCACGATGGAAGGGCTCGCCACCCTCAAGACCCCGTTCCGCCCGCACGGGCGTGTGACGGCCGGCAACTCGTCGCCACTCACTGACGGGGCCACGGTCAGTCTGCTCGCCAGCGGTGACGCGGCGAAGGAGCTTGGTCTCACGCCGAAGATGCGCATGGTGGGCTTCGCCTTCGCCGGCGTCGATCCGGAGATCATGGGACTGGGTCCGGTGCCGTCCACCGAGAAGGCGCTGCGCAGGGCCGGCCTGTCGATCAACGACATCGGCCTGTTCGAGCTCAACGAGGCGTTCTCCGTTCAGGTGCTCTCGTTCCTCGACCACTTCGGCATCGACGACGAGGACCCCCGCGTCAACCTCTGGGGCGGGGCGATCGCCATCGGTCATCCGCTCGCGGCATCCGGTGTTCGCCTCATGATTCAGCTGGCGGCACAGTTCGCTGAACATTCCGAGGTGCGGTTCGGGCTCACGGCCATGTGCGTCGGCCTTGGCCAGGGCGGCAGCGTCATCTGGGAGAACCCCAACTGGAACGGAAAGGCGTAG
- a CDS encoding sulfurtransferase — protein sequence MAVDRDPSPEFADYAHPERLVSAEWLQDHLGTPGLVVVESDEDVLLYETGHIPGAVKIDWHTDLNDPVERDYVQGEDFAKLLSSKGIARDTTVVLYGDKNNWWASYALWVFTLFGHEDVRLLDGGRDKWIADGRELTTDVPTPAPVEYPVVERNDGDIRAFKEDVLAHLGKPLIDVRSPEEYSGERTEIPGYPTEGSLRSGHIPTAASVPWARAAAPDATFKRRAELEAIYKDEAGLAEGDDVIAYCRIGERSSHTWFVLKHLLGFETVRNYDGSWTEWGSAVRVPIAIGAERGELRAR from the coding sequence ATGGCTGTCGATCGTGATCCGTCCCCCGAGTTCGCTGACTACGCTCACCCCGAACGCCTGGTCAGCGCGGAATGGCTGCAGGATCACCTGGGCACGCCCGGCCTCGTCGTCGTCGAATCCGACGAAGATGTGCTGCTCTATGAGACAGGCCACATTCCCGGCGCCGTCAAGATCGACTGGCACACCGACCTCAACGATCCCGTCGAGCGTGACTATGTGCAGGGCGAGGACTTCGCCAAGCTGCTCTCGTCCAAGGGCATCGCTCGCGACACGACTGTCGTGCTTTACGGAGACAAGAACAACTGGTGGGCGTCCTACGCGCTCTGGGTGTTCACTCTCTTTGGCCACGAGGATGTGCGGTTGCTCGACGGCGGTCGCGATAAGTGGATCGCCGACGGCCGCGAACTGACAACGGATGTGCCCACGCCGGCCCCGGTCGAATACCCGGTAGTGGAGCGCAACGATGGCGACATCCGGGCGTTCAAAGAGGATGTGCTTGCACATCTGGGCAAGCCACTCATCGACGTGCGCAGCCCCGAGGAGTACAGCGGTGAGCGCACCGAGATTCCCGGGTACCCGACCGAGGGATCGCTGCGCAGCGGGCACATTCCGACGGCGGCATCCGTGCCCTGGGCGCGTGCCGCGGCACCGGATGCCACCTTCAAGCGTCGCGCCGAACTCGAGGCCATCTATAAGGACGAGGCAGGCCTTGCCGAGGGCGACGATGTGATCGCCTATTGTCGCATCGGTGAGCGATCGAGCCACACGTGGTTCGTGCTCAAGCACCTGCTCGGATTCGAAACCGTTCGCAACTACGACGGCTCCTGGACCGAGTGGGGCAGCGCCGTGCGTGTGCCCATTGCGATCGGTGCCGAACGTGGCGAGCTCCGCGCACGCTGA
- the zapE gene encoding cell division protein ZapE translates to MSSDQPETTLHLVDRAPTITGAEIAAELVPPPQFAHASFAGYRPDHDYPSQAAAVEALTQFASVWQPSRPTGLFGWGRRKAEPLPGVYLDGGFGVGKTHLLAALWHAAPGPKFYGTFIEYTALVGALGYAGAVKLLTGATLICIDEFELDDPGDTMMMTRMLGQLVNTGTRIAATSNTPPNSLGEGRFAAADFLREIQALSGHFETIRIDGLDYRRRDTEGNALALDDAALEATATALLRRGTAVTVDTFDGVIAHLATVHPSRYIKLISGVQVIGLTGVHELHDQTEALRLVAFIDRVYDAEIPILASGTALSEIFDAEMLQGGYRKKYLRAVSRMIALTTGELPPHDDAE, encoded by the coding sequence ATGAGTTCAGACCAGCCGGAAACAACGCTGCACCTCGTCGACCGTGCACCAACCATCACCGGCGCGGAGATCGCCGCGGAGCTGGTTCCGCCACCACAGTTCGCGCACGCCAGTTTTGCCGGTTACCGGCCTGACCATGACTACCCGTCGCAGGCCGCAGCCGTCGAGGCGCTCACGCAGTTCGCGAGTGTGTGGCAGCCGTCGAGGCCCACCGGGCTCTTCGGCTGGGGGCGCCGCAAGGCCGAACCGTTGCCCGGGGTCTATCTCGACGGCGGCTTCGGCGTCGGCAAGACGCACCTGCTGGCCGCACTTTGGCATGCCGCTCCGGGGCCCAAGTTCTACGGAACCTTCATCGAGTACACGGCCCTGGTCGGTGCTCTCGGGTACGCGGGGGCGGTCAAACTGCTCACCGGTGCCACCCTCATCTGCATCGACGAATTCGAACTCGACGACCCTGGCGACACCATGATGATGACCCGGATGTTGGGCCAACTGGTCAACACCGGCACCCGTATCGCCGCGACATCCAACACCCCACCGAACTCGCTGGGGGAGGGCCGCTTCGCCGCAGCCGACTTCCTGCGCGAGATTCAGGCGCTCTCGGGCCATTTCGAGACGATTCGCATCGACGGGCTCGATTACCGCCGTCGCGACACGGAGGGAAACGCGCTCGCGCTCGACGATGCCGCGCTCGAGGCGACGGCGACCGCGCTCCTGAGGCGTGGCACCGCCGTCACGGTGGACACCTTCGACGGCGTCATCGCCCACCTGGCCACCGTGCACCCCTCGCGGTACATCAAGCTCATCTCCGGTGTGCAGGTCATCGGCCTCACGGGAGTGCACGAATTGCACGACCAGACCGAGGCGTTGCGGCTCGTTGCATTCATCGACCGGGTCTATGACGCGGAGATCCCGATTCTCGCCTCCGGCACGGCGCTGAGCGAGATCTTCGACGCGGAGATGCTTCAGGGTGGCTACCGCAAGAAGTACCTGCGCGCCGTCTCACGCATGATCGCGCTGACAACGGGAGAACTGCCGCCGCATGATGACGCCGAGTAG
- a CDS encoding HRDC domain-containing protein has translation MAERETIDTREGYFAAIETLAAGTGPLAVDAERASGFRYSQRAYLIQIYRREAGTFLFDPPAIGRFDELNAALADDEWILHAASQDLACLREVGLDPHTIFDTELAARLLGLPRVGLGTVVEQLLGIHLAKEHSAADWSTRPLPQSWLTYAALDVELLVDLRDVMVGLLDDSDKTEIANQEFQAELSRAVKPPRAEPWRRLSGVHAIKGLRSLAVARELWRSRDELARERDLSPGRLVPDASLTAAALAMPTTKKQLAELKAFNGRASRTDIDRWWAAIENGMSTSDLPVLRAHGESIPPPRSWSDRNPEADARLKQARLVLSKISEERAIPVENLLLPETLRRLCWAPPAEFDTASIAAALVAADARPWQIDSCAEALGAAFVEASQKAQAASESDS, from the coding sequence GTGGCTGAGCGCGAGACCATCGATACCCGCGAAGGCTATTTCGCGGCGATCGAAACCCTGGCCGCGGGTACCGGGCCTCTCGCGGTGGACGCGGAGCGGGCATCCGGTTTTCGCTACTCGCAACGGGCGTACCTGATCCAGATCTATCGGCGCGAGGCCGGCACGTTTCTGTTCGATCCTCCCGCCATCGGTCGTTTCGATGAGCTCAATGCCGCACTCGCCGACGACGAATGGATTCTGCACGCTGCAAGCCAGGACCTGGCCTGCCTGCGCGAGGTCGGTCTCGATCCGCACACCATCTTCGACACCGAACTCGCCGCGCGACTGCTCGGCCTGCCGCGCGTCGGCCTCGGCACCGTCGTTGAGCAGCTGCTCGGCATCCACCTCGCCAAGGAACACTCGGCGGCCGACTGGTCGACGCGCCCATTGCCGCAGTCGTGGCTGACATATGCGGCACTCGATGTGGAGTTGCTGGTCGATCTTCGCGACGTCATGGTGGGGTTGCTGGACGATTCGGACAAGACCGAGATAGCGAACCAGGAGTTCCAGGCGGAACTGAGTCGCGCGGTCAAACCACCGCGGGCCGAGCCATGGCGTCGCCTCTCGGGGGTGCACGCCATCAAGGGCTTGCGTTCGCTGGCGGTGGCACGCGAACTCTGGCGTTCCCGCGACGAGCTGGCGCGTGAGCGTGATCTCTCCCCCGGTCGACTCGTACCGGATGCCTCGCTGACCGCCGCGGCGCTCGCCATGCCGACGACCAAGAAGCAACTCGCGGAGTTGAAGGCGTTCAACGGTCGCGCGAGTCGCACGGATATCGATCGCTGGTGGGCCGCGATCGAGAACGGCATGAGTACGAGTGATCTTCCCGTGTTGCGCGCACACGGCGAGAGCATCCCGCCTCCCCGCTCCTGGTCTGATCGCAACCCCGAAGCGGACGCGCGCCTCAAGCAGGCACGACTCGTGTTATCGAAGATCTCCGAGGAACGCGCCATCCCGGTCGAAAACCTCCTGCTTCCCGAGACGCTGCGACGACTGTGCTGGGCGCCGCCCGCCGAATTCGACACCGCCTCGATTGCCGCCGCCCTTGTCGCAGCGGATGCCCGCCCCTGGCAGATCGACAGCTGTGCAGAGGCGCTCGGCGCAGCTTTTGTGGAAGCCAGCCAAAAGGCGCAGGCCGCCTCCGAATCCGATTCGTAG
- a CDS encoding tellurite resistance/C4-dicarboxylate transporter family protein → MRDSTTRELRSTVTHVVRQLPPGAFAFTMATGIVSTAFGMIGWTALSIALLVIAIGGGVALVVAQAWRLVAYPRNVAADARNPAVAFGFLTVVAAINVVGVRLYSAQVPTATIVLAIISVPLWVLLVYGIPATLMLRRHETPAITSADGSWFLWVVATQSLATAAAIIASGNGSEALAAISVALWGIGVMLYLMLATLVTLKLLSAVNNPRTISPSYWIYTGATAITVLAGSRILVLPITLPIVHVTTTVVAGLTFVLWAFGLWWIPLLLIFGVWRHARGRTPLRYESGLWSIVFPLGMFSVASMHFGRAEHLSIVTGIGEIGAIVASLVWLATFAAMVVAVPRGLRLVRAQQAASR, encoded by the coding sequence ATGCGGGATAGCACCACGCGCGAACTGCGTTCCACCGTCACGCACGTCGTGCGGCAGCTTCCCCCCGGCGCATTCGCGTTCACGATGGCGACGGGAATCGTCTCCACTGCCTTCGGCATGATCGGCTGGACCGCACTCTCCATCGCACTCCTGGTGATCGCCATCGGCGGGGGAGTCGCACTCGTCGTGGCACAGGCGTGGCGGCTCGTCGCCTATCCGCGTAACGTCGCCGCCGATGCGCGCAACCCGGCCGTGGCATTCGGATTCCTCACCGTCGTCGCGGCGATCAACGTTGTCGGTGTGCGGCTCTACTCTGCCCAAGTGCCGACGGCGACCATCGTGCTGGCCATCATCAGCGTGCCTCTCTGGGTGCTGCTCGTCTACGGGATCCCCGCAACTCTCATGCTTCGGCGGCACGAGACCCCCGCCATCACCAGCGCGGACGGCAGCTGGTTTCTGTGGGTAGTGGCCACGCAGTCGCTGGCGACGGCCGCCGCGATCATCGCTTCGGGGAACGGCTCCGAGGCCCTGGCCGCGATATCCGTTGCACTGTGGGGAATCGGCGTGATGCTCTACCTGATGCTCGCCACGCTCGTGACCCTGAAGCTGCTGTCTGCCGTCAACAATCCGCGCACCATCAGCCCGTCGTACTGGATCTACACGGGTGCAACGGCCATCACGGTGCTTGCCGGCTCACGCATCCTCGTTTTACCGATCACCCTGCCGATAGTGCACGTGACGACCACAGTTGTGGCCGGCCTCACGTTCGTGTTGTGGGCATTCGGCCTCTGGTGGATACCGCTGCTGCTGATCTTCGGCGTGTGGCGCCACGCGCGCGGGAGAACACCCCTGCGCTACGAGTCGGGGCTGTGGAGCATCGTGTTCCCCCTGGGCATGTTCTCGGTGGCCAGTATGCACTTCGGTCGCGCCGAGCATCTGTCGATCGTGACGGGAATCGGTGAGATCGGCGCGATAGTGGCGTCTCTGGTCTGGCTGGCGACGTTCGCTGCGATGGTCGTGGCCGTGCCGCGCGGGCTGCGGCTCGTGCGTGCACAACAGGCGGCAAGCCGGTGA
- a CDS encoding ammonium transporter, producing the protein MLLHAAAAYDAKGSIDALWLLVAAALVLLMTPGVAFFYGGMVKAKSVISMMMMSFGAMALVGVLWVLYGYGMVFGTPLIPHWLGDPFSAMGLQNLVGGKGGPDLGGLAFAGFQATFAIITVALISGAIADRAKFGSWMIFAGVWVTLVYFPVAYWVFNLQDGWAPALGVNDFAGGTAVHINAGAAGLALALVLGKRVGFQKGFGKPHNVPLTLLGAALLWFGWFGFNAGSEAAVDGIAALAWINTLAAPAAATLGWLIVEKIKDGKPTAIGAASGAVAGLVAITPACNILTPGWALLLGVLAGAVCALAIDLKFKLGFDDSLDVVGIHLVGGLLGTLYIGIFGTGIGLIDTGSFKQLGVQALAAFGVMIYSFVAAWIIGTVIQKTIGFRITNEDEVAGVDTFVHGEEGYALETV; encoded by the coding sequence ATGTTGTTACATGCCGCAGCCGCCTATGACGCCAAGGGCAGCATCGATGCCCTGTGGTTGCTTGTCGCGGCAGCCCTCGTGCTGCTGATGACCCCGGGCGTCGCCTTCTTCTACGGCGGCATGGTGAAGGCCAAGAGCGTCATCAGCATGATGATGATGAGTTTCGGGGCCATGGCCCTCGTCGGTGTGCTCTGGGTGCTGTACGGCTACGGAATGGTGTTCGGTACGCCTCTGATTCCGCACTGGCTCGGCGACCCCTTCTCCGCCATGGGCCTGCAGAATCTGGTCGGCGGCAAGGGTGGTCCCGATCTCGGCGGTTTGGCGTTCGCCGGATTCCAGGCCACGTTCGCCATCATCACCGTCGCTCTGATCTCGGGCGCGATAGCCGACCGCGCGAAGTTCGGTTCATGGATGATCTTCGCCGGCGTCTGGGTGACCCTCGTCTACTTCCCGGTGGCGTACTGGGTATTCAACCTGCAGGACGGATGGGCACCCGCCCTCGGCGTGAACGACTTCGCAGGCGGCACCGCCGTTCACATCAATGCCGGTGCGGCGGGACTCGCCCTCGCACTCGTACTCGGCAAGCGCGTCGGCTTTCAGAAGGGTTTCGGCAAACCGCACAACGTTCCGCTCACACTTCTCGGCGCCGCTCTGCTGTGGTTCGGCTGGTTCGGTTTCAACGCCGGCTCTGAAGCCGCCGTCGACGGCATCGCGGCGCTCGCCTGGATCAACACGCTCGCCGCTCCCGCTGCGGCCACCCTCGGCTGGCTCATCGTGGAAAAGATCAAGGATGGCAAGCCGACCGCGATCGGGGCGGCCTCCGGTGCTGTCGCCGGCTTGGTTGCCATCACGCCGGCGTGCAACATCCTGACTCCGGGCTGGGCCCTTCTGCTCGGCGTGCTCGCCGGGGCGGTCTGTGCGCTGGCGATCGACCTGAAATTCAAGCTCGGGTTCGACGACTCGCTCGACGTGGTGGGCATCCACCTCGTCGGCGGTCTGCTCGGAACGCTCTACATCGGCATCTTCGGTACCGGCATCGGCCTCATCGACACCGGCTCGTTCAAGCAGCTCGGCGTTCAGGCCCTCGCCGCCTTCGGCGTCATGATCTACTCCTTCGTCGCGGCCTGGATCATCGGTACGGTCATTCAGAAGACGATCGGCTTCCGCATCACCAACGAAGATGAGGTCGCCGGAGTCGACACCTTCGTGCACGGCGAAGAGGGCTACGCGCTCGAAACGGTTTAG